The following are encoded together in the Pseudomonas sp. IB20 genome:
- a CDS encoding PIG-L deacetylase family protein encodes MKLAALSEGRRGPAQIWNSAPQLAQIPIISPSSLVPRGARVVVIAPHPGDEVLACGGLLQLLSTLEHPLLLISITDGSASHPGSHAWPASRLSVIRPQESAEALRRLGMPLHSLKWIRGGFCDDALAAREQPMSQFIARYLQAGDVVFTTWRNDGKDDHDAVGRATAKACSLVGARLYELPIWAWHSPARDGAMIPWQRARKVRLDTWSVARKLHAVHAYASQLVGDPAIGLAPMLAQDLLERMREPYEIVFA; translated from the coding sequence ATGAAACTCGCCGCCTTAAGCGAGGGCCGTCGCGGCCCCGCGCAAATCTGGAACAGCGCCCCGCAGTTGGCGCAAATCCCCATTATCAGCCCCTCCTCTCTGGTGCCCCGAGGCGCACGCGTCGTCGTTATCGCGCCGCACCCGGGGGACGAGGTGCTGGCCTGCGGGGGCTTGCTGCAACTGCTCAGCACCCTGGAGCATCCGCTCCTGCTGATCTCAATCACCGACGGCAGCGCCAGCCATCCGGGTTCCCACGCCTGGCCGGCGAGCCGCCTGAGTGTGATTCGCCCCCAGGAGAGCGCCGAGGCTTTGCGTCGTCTGGGTATGCCACTGCATAGTTTGAAGTGGATTCGTGGCGGCTTTTGCGACGATGCCTTGGCCGCCCGTGAGCAGCCGATGAGCCAATTTATCGCGCGCTACCTGCAAGCCGGTGATGTGGTGTTCACCACCTGGCGCAACGACGGCAAAGACGACCATGACGCCGTCGGCCGTGCCACTGCCAAGGCTTGTAGCCTGGTAGGCGCGCGGCTCTATGAGCTGCCCATTTGGGCCTGGCACTCGCCCGCGCGCGACGGTGCGATGATCCCGTGGCAGCGTGCACGCAAAGTGCGCCTGGACACCTGGAGCGTGGCGCGCAAACTGCACGCCGTGCATGCGTACGCCAGCCAATTGGTCGGCGACCCGGCCATCGGGTTGGCACCCATGCTCGCCCAGGACCTGCTGGAACGCATGCGCGAGCCGTATGAGATCGTGTTTGCCTAG
- a CDS encoding LysE family translocator yields the protein MDLATLALFLPACFALNMAPGPNNLLSVSNSTRYGYRTSCLAGLGRLLAFAGMIALASAGLAVVLQTSELLFYAIKILGAAYLFYLAFQLWRANPQAEAEAAAGKVGLWALARQEFLVAAGNPKAILIFTAFLPQFVVPGQPITPQFALLGAMFLMLEWIAISAYAYMGLHMRRWFAEPRGKRIFNRCCAGLLSAAATVLLMARRA from the coding sequence ATGGACCTCGCCACGCTCGCCCTCTTCCTCCCCGCCTGCTTCGCCCTGAACATGGCGCCCGGCCCCAACAACCTGCTGTCGGTCAGCAACTCCACCCGCTACGGCTACCGTACCTCCTGCCTCGCCGGTCTCGGCCGGCTGCTGGCCTTCGCCGGCATGATCGCCCTCGCTTCCGCTGGCCTGGCGGTGGTGTTGCAAACCTCGGAGTTGTTGTTCTACGCAATCAAGATTCTGGGCGCGGCGTATCTGTTTTATTTGGCGTTTCAGCTGTGGCGGGCTAATCCGCAGGCAGAGGCTGAGGCCGCTGCGGGCAAGGTGGGATTATGGGCGTTGGCGCGTCAGGAGTTTCTGGTGGCGGCGGGCAACCCGAAGGCCATTTTGATCTTCACCGCGTTCCTGCCGCAGTTTGTAGTGCCGGGCCAGCCGATCACGCCGCAATTTGCACTGCTGGGTGCGATGTTCCTGATGCTGGAATGGATTGCCATCAGCGCCTACGCGTATATGGGCCTGCATATGCGCCGCTGGTTTGCGGAGCCACGTGGCAAGCGGATTTTCAATCGCTGCTGCGCGGGGTTGTTGTCGGCGGCGGCGACGGTGTTGTTGATGGCCCGCCGGGCGTGA
- a CDS encoding ester cyclase → MRIYRGYIDCLNQQDWQRLGDFVHSQVTYNANTVGLAGYRAMLERDFREIPDLVFRVQLLIADPPTIASRLNFNVSPRGEFFGLPINGRTVSFDENVFYEIVDGKIARVWSVIDKAAIEQQL, encoded by the coding sequence ATGAGGATTTACCGAGGCTATATCGACTGCCTCAACCAGCAGGACTGGCAACGCCTCGGCGATTTCGTGCATTCGCAGGTGACTTACAACGCCAACACGGTAGGCCTGGCGGGCTACCGCGCCATGCTGGAACGGGACTTTCGCGAAATCCCGGATTTGGTGTTTCGTGTCCAACTGCTGATCGCCGACCCACCGACCATTGCCAGCCGCTTGAACTTCAATGTGAGCCCACGAGGCGAATTCTTCGGGCTACCGATCAACGGCAGGACGGTGAGCTTCGATGAGAACGTATTCTATGAAATCGTCGATGGGAAAATCGCCCGCGTTTGGTCGGTGATCGATAAGGCGGCTATCGAGCAGCAGCTTTGA
- the dapA gene encoding 4-hydroxy-tetrahydrodipicolinate synthase, with protein MSSFQGIWVPIVTPFHDGAIDFIGLRRLVSHLLEKHVAGIMVCTTTGEAAALSRQEQLAVLDAVLQLVPAHRVVMGLAGNNQIELLQFQAHILQRPVAGLLVPAPSYIRPSQAGLEAFFRTVADASSVPIILYDIPYRTGVTFEQATLLNIVKHQRIVAIKDCGGNLATTLALLASGDVDLLCGEDLQIFNALCLGASGAIAASAHVRTEDFVALCQQVRDNRLTEARATFFKLVPLINTLFMEPNPAPVKAALALQGLIGSALRAPMQTASTAVIERLQQVSISGA; from the coding sequence ATGTCATCGTTTCAAGGTATCTGGGTTCCCATCGTCACACCGTTTCATGACGGCGCCATCGACTTTATCGGCCTGCGCCGACTGGTCAGCCACCTGTTGGAAAAGCACGTGGCCGGGATCATGGTGTGCACCACCACCGGCGAAGCCGCAGCCTTAAGCCGCCAGGAACAGCTGGCCGTGCTGGATGCGGTGCTGCAGCTGGTGCCCGCGCACCGCGTGGTGATGGGCCTGGCCGGCAACAACCAAATCGAACTGCTGCAGTTCCAGGCCCACATCCTGCAGCGCCCGGTGGCCGGTTTGTTGGTGCCGGCGCCAAGTTACATCCGCCCGTCCCAGGCCGGCCTTGAGGCGTTTTTCCGCACGGTGGCGGATGCGTCCAGCGTGCCGATCATCCTGTATGACATCCCCTACCGAACCGGCGTGACCTTCGAACAGGCTACGCTGCTGAACATCGTCAAACATCAGCGAATCGTCGCAATCAAGGATTGTGGCGGCAACCTGGCAACCACCTTGGCGCTGCTCGCCAGTGGCGACGTGGACCTGTTGTGCGGCGAGGACCTGCAGATTTTCAACGCGCTGTGCCTGGGCGCCAGCGGTGCGATTGCGGCCTCAGCACATGTGCGCACCGAGGACTTTGTGGCGCTGTGCCAGCAAGTGCGGGATAACCGGCTCACCGAAGCCAGGGCGACTTTTTTCAAGTTAGTGCCGTTGATCAACACCCTGTTTATGGAGCCTAACCCGGCGCCGGTGAAGGCCGCGCTGGCCCTGCAAGGGTTGATCGGCAGTGCGTTGCGCGCCCCGATGCAAACCGCCAGCACGGCCGTAATAGAGCGGTTGCAGCAGGTCTCAATCAGCGGCGCTTAA
- a CDS encoding pyridoxal-phosphate dependent enzyme, with amino-acid sequence MPTLSRPAVLELIGNTPLVKVSRFDTGLCTLFLKLESQNPGGSIKDRIGLAMIDAAERDGRLRPGGTIIEATAGNTGLGLALVGRAKGYRVVLVVPDKMSTEKVLHLKAMGAEVHITRSDVGKGHPEYYQDVAARLAKDIPDSFFADQFNNPANPLAHETSTAPEIWAQTQHDVDAIVVGVGSAGTLTGLTRFFKRVQPELAMVLADPVGSVMAEYSRSGKMQTPGSWAVEGIGEDFIPSIADLSSVRHAYSISDEESFDHARQLLKAEGILGGSSTGTLLAAALRYCREQTVPKRVVTFVCDTGTRYLSKVYNDQWMNDAGLLQYKHYGDLRDLIARRFEDGRVISVSPDDTLLTAFQRMRLADVSQLPVLVDGQKLVGVIDESDILLGLHHDAADFSMLVASAMSDTLQTLAPSASLTELQAELDRGLVAIIADASGFHGLITRVDLLNHLRRSLA; translated from the coding sequence ATGCCCACCCTTTCCCGCCCCGCCGTGCTCGAACTGATCGGCAATACGCCGCTCGTCAAGGTCAGCCGTTTTGATACCGGCCTGTGCACGTTGTTTCTCAAGCTTGAATCGCAAAACCCCGGCGGCTCGATCAAAGACCGCATCGGCCTGGCGATGATCGACGCCGCCGAACGCGATGGCCGCCTGCGCCCCGGCGGCACCATCATCGAAGCCACCGCCGGCAACACCGGCCTGGGTCTGGCGCTGGTCGGCCGAGCCAAAGGCTATCGGGTGGTGCTGGTAGTGCCCGACAAAATGTCCACCGAGAAAGTGCTGCACTTGAAGGCCATGGGCGCCGAGGTGCATATCACCCGCTCCGATGTCGGCAAGGGCCACCCCGAGTATTACCAGGATGTGGCCGCGCGCCTGGCCAAGGACATTCCCGATTCGTTTTTCGCCGACCAATTCAACAACCCGGCCAACCCGCTGGCCCACGAAACCAGTACCGCCCCGGAAATCTGGGCGCAAACCCAGCATGATGTGGACGCGATTGTGGTCGGTGTCGGCTCGGCCGGCACCCTCACCGGCCTGACCCGCTTTTTCAAACGGGTACAGCCGGAGCTGGCCATGGTACTGGCCGACCCGGTGGGTTCAGTGATGGCCGAATACAGTCGCAGCGGCAAGATGCAAACCCCTGGGTCGTGGGCCGTGGAAGGCATCGGCGAAGACTTTATCCCCTCGATTGCCGACCTCTCCAGCGTGCGCCACGCCTATTCGATCAGCGATGAAGAAAGCTTCGACCACGCCCGGCAACTGCTCAAGGCCGAAGGCATTCTGGGTGGCTCGTCCACCGGCACCCTGCTCGCCGCTGCGCTGCGGTATTGCCGCGAGCAAACCGTCCCGAAACGCGTGGTCACCTTCGTCTGCGACACCGGCACGCGCTACCTGTCCAAGGTCTACAACGACCAGTGGATGAACGACGCGGGCCTGCTGCAATACAAACACTACGGCGACCTGCGCGACCTGATCGCGCGCCGCTTCGAAGATGGCCGCGTGATCAGCGTGAGCCCCGACGATACGCTGCTCACCGCCTTCCAGCGCATGCGCCTGGCCGACGTCTCGCAACTGCCGGTGCTGGTCGATGGCCAGAAGCTGGTGGGCGTAATCGATGAGTCCGACATCCTGCTGGGGCTGCATCACGACGCCGCGGATTTTTCCATGCTCGTCGCCAGCGCCATGTCCGACACCTTGCAAACCCTGGCCCCGAGTGCCAGCCTGACTGAACTGCAGGCGGAACTGGATCGCGGCCTGGTCGCCATCATCGCCGACGCCTCAGGCTTCCACGGCCTGATTACTCGCGTCGACCTGCTTAATCACCTACGGAGATCCCTTGCATGA
- a CDS encoding cystathionine gamma-synthase, with the protein MSQPDKSAFATRVIHAGQSPDPTTGALMPPIYANSTYLQDSPGVHKGFDYGRSHNPTRFALERCVADLEGGSQAFAFASGLAAISTVLELLDAGAHIVSGNDLYGGTFRLFDKVRQRSAGHRFSFVDLSDLSAFEASLQDDTRMVWVETPSNPLLSLTDLSAIARICRDRGIICVADNTFASPWIQRPLELGFDIVVHSTTKYLNGHSDVIGGIAIVGHNPELAERLGFLQNSVGAIAGPFDAFLTLRGVKTLALRMERHCSNALDLATWLEKQPQVSRVYYPGLASHPQHELARRQMRGFGGMISVDLNSDLAGATRFLENVKIFALAESLGGVESLIEHPAIMTHASIPAATRAQLGIGDGLVRLSVGVEDVEDLRADLAQALALI; encoded by the coding sequence ATGAGTCAGCCCGATAAAAGTGCGTTTGCCACCCGCGTGATCCACGCTGGGCAATCACCCGACCCGACCACGGGCGCGCTGATGCCGCCGATCTATGCCAACTCCACCTATTTGCAAGACAGCCCCGGCGTGCACAAGGGCTTTGACTATGGCCGCTCCCACAACCCCACGCGGTTTGCCCTGGAACGTTGCGTGGCCGACCTTGAAGGCGGTAGCCAGGCGTTTGCCTTTGCCTCGGGGCTGGCGGCGATTTCCACCGTGCTGGAACTGCTCGATGCCGGCGCGCATATCGTCTCCGGCAACGACCTGTACGGCGGCACCTTCCGCCTGTTCGATAAAGTGCGCCAACGCAGCGCCGGGCACCGTTTCAGCTTTGTCGACCTGAGCGACCTGTCGGCATTTGAAGCGTCATTGCAGGACGACACGCGCATGGTTTGGGTCGAAACCCCGAGCAACCCACTGCTGAGCCTCACCGACCTGAGCGCCATCGCACGCATCTGCCGTGACCGCGGCATTATCTGCGTGGCCGACAACACGTTCGCCAGCCCATGGATCCAGCGCCCGCTGGAGCTGGGTTTCGACATCGTGGTGCACTCCACCACCAAATACCTCAACGGCCACTCTGACGTAATCGGCGGCATCGCCATCGTCGGCCATAACCCGGAACTCGCCGAGCGCCTGGGCTTCCTGCAAAACTCAGTCGGCGCGATTGCCGGGCCTTTCGATGCGTTCCTGACCCTGCGCGGGGTAAAAACCCTGGCGCTGCGCATGGAGCGCCATTGCAGCAATGCTCTGGATTTGGCCACTTGGCTGGAAAAGCAGCCGCAAGTGTCGCGCGTTTACTACCCAGGCCTGGCCTCACATCCGCAGCATGAGCTGGCACGTCGACAAATGCGTGGGTTTGGCGGGATGATTTCGGTGGATTTGAACAGCGACCTGGCCGGCGCTACGCGCTTCCTGGAAAACGTCAAGATCTTCGCCCTGGCCGAGAGCCTCGGCGGCGTGGAAAGCCTGATCGAACACCCGGCGATCATGACCCATGCCAGCATTCCAGCGGCGACGCGGGCGCAGCTGGGCATTGGCGATGGGTTGGTGCGGTTGTCGGTGGGCGTTGAGGATGTGGAAGACCTGAGGGCCGATTTGGCCCAGGCGTTGGCGCTGATCTAA